One Mauremys reevesii isolate NIE-2019 linkage group 5, ASM1616193v1, whole genome shotgun sequence genomic window carries:
- the RPS3A gene encoding 40S ribosomal protein S3a: MAVGKNKRLTKGGKKGAKKKVVDPFSKKDWYDVKAPAMFNIRNIGKTLVTRTQGTKIASDGLKGRVFEVSLADLQNDEVAFRKFKLITEDVQGKNCLTNFHGMDLTRDKMCSMVKKWQTMIEAHVDVKTTDGYLLRLFCVGFTKKRNNQIRKTSYAQHQQVRQIRKKMMEIMTREVQTNDLKEVVNKLIPDSIGKDIEKACQSIYPLHDVYVRKVKMLKKPKFELGKLMELHGEGGGTGKPSGDETGAKVERADGYEPPVQESV; this comes from the exons ATGGCGGTTGGCAAGAACAAGCGCCTCACCAAGGGCGGCAAGAAAGGCGCAAAGAAAAAAGT ggtcGATCCCTTCTCGAAGAAGGATTGGTACGATGTCAAGGCACCTGCAATGTTTAATATCCGAAACATTGGGAAGACACTCGTCACCAGGACCCAAGGAACCA AAATTGCTTCTGATGGACTTAAGGGCCGTGTGTTTGAAGTGAGTCTTGCTGATCTGCAGAATGATGAAGTCGCCTTCCGTAAATTCAAGCTGATTACAGAGGATGTTCAGGGCAAAAACTGTCTGACCAATTTCCATGGAATGGACCTCACCCGTGACAAGATGTGCTCCATGGTCAAAAAATGGCAG ACCATGATTGAAGCCCATGTTGATGTCAAAACTACCGATGGCTATCTACTGCGCCTCTTTTGCGTGGGTTTTACCAAGAAGCGTAATAACCAGATTCGCAAGACCTCATATGCCCAGCATCAGCAGGTCCGCCAAATTCGCAAGAAGATGATGGAAATCATGACACGGGAGGTGCAGACTAATGACCTGAAAGAAGTTGTCAATAAGCT GATCCCAGACAGCATTGGCAAAGACATAGAAAAAGCCTGTCAATCCATCTACCCTCTTCATGATGTGTATGTCCGCAAAGTGAAGATGCTTAAGAAGCCCAAGTTTGAAT tggGCAAGCTGATGGAACTGCATGGTGAAGGTGGTGGCACTGGAAAACCTTCGGGGGATGAAACAGGCGCTAAAGTAGAGCGAGCCGATGGATATGAGCCCCCTGTGCAAGAGTCTGTCTAG